CCCTCATATCGTCACTACTTATGAATTACGATAGAAAATttaaagtttattacaagttgTGAATCGGATTAGAATTCAAAATTCACCTTGTTTAATTGTTTTAGCTCTAGATTGACAATTGATTTACCCAAAAGCTTTGGGGGCTGCTCtcaagattaaaacgatttttaaaaccgaaatagagttaaggattcggaatgaaccaggtaaaatctataagaaagtggttggtgaaaaagtgtaataaaggagagaaaaataaataatttaatttctttaaattaaataaaaaaacattaaatctgtcaaaaaacatcaaatactaaaaattcacatgtatcctttccctccattgtgccctctccgtcaccatactctcctcaagccccagaactctcatatcgtgctctatcactctcaaccatgtctgtctcggtcttcctctgccgCGCCCCACTAAATTTTTTCGCCCCTAAGCTCAAATCCTAGCTCCGCCACTGCGAACTAATAATGTACTCGTAATATAGTAACAGTAACGGTAATCGTAACCTTGGGGACGAGAGGGTTGGGAAGGACTTTTACTCTCACAAAGTCAGTCATCTTCATTCATACGTTTGTTTGTTATAGATGCGTGTCTATGTCAGTGACTGTAACCGTGTAATGCACGTGTATCAGGTGTTTGTCTGTTTAATGTTTTCACATGTGAATTACATTTACCATTTTTGTCTGTTCTTTTAGGATACCTTTTAATCCCAAGAATATGCTCTTCTATAGAAACCTTATGCTAATTTTTGTAATGTAAGTGGGAAAAAAACTAAAACTAAAAGGACAGCCGACAGTTCCGATGTTAACCGGTGTTGAACGTAGGTTGTTAGTATCACCCTTCAGTGACTGTATTCGTATTTGCAGAATGCAATGGTATTCCAAACATATGCAATCCTATCACGAGCTTTCGACAAATCCTATGATCCAAGAGAACCGCCATCATACAAAGGAGTGGCCTTAGGAGGATTCGGCACTGGAGCCCTTCAAAGTTTTATACTGAGCCCTGTTGAGCTCCTGAAAATCCGTCTGCAACTGCAGCAGAAGTCACATGTAGGATCAAGCAGTGAAAAGGGTCCGGTCAAATTAGCCAAGTCTATACTGAAGTCCGAAGGTGTTAGAGGATTATACAGAGGGCTAACCATCACGGCTCTGAGAGATGCACCTGCGCATGGGCTGTACTTTTGGACGTACGAGTACATGAGGGAGACGCTTCACCCTGGGTGTCGAAAGAACGGACAGGAAACTATTAGAACTATGCTTGTTGCTGGAGGGTTAGCTGGAGTTGCTAGCTGGGTCTGTTGCTATCCGTTGGATGTGGTGAAAACCCGTCTACAGGCACAAACAAGATCTTCGACAAAGTACAATGGAATAATCGATTGTTTTAGGAAGAGTGTCGAAAAGGATGGGTACAGGGTGTTGTGGAGAGGTTTGGGTACAGCGGTTGCCAGGGCGTTTGTGGTTAACGGAGCTATCTTTGCTGCTTATGAGCTTTCATTGAGGTGCTTCTTCAGCAATGGTGAGCATGAGATGGTCCAGTCGGAAACCGCATTGAAGGTGCCTGGAGCATAGATTTGCTATGATCTTGGTCAGTGAAGACGAATTCAATGATAGCATTACTCTGACAGATGAATGATGGGTTTTGCTGTCCCTGTACAAGGTATGGGTCGGGTTAGCAGGTGATTGAATGGCCGAACTAGACCATTGTCGTTTGTTGTATGAACTTAATACAATGTCAGTTACTTTGCTAGGTCAAGTTGGTAAGGTCGTTAGGAAATTATTTCATATAGTTGGTTCAAAACGCATCCAAGGGTCGAAACCGTTCCTGGTCTCCCATTACAAAAAAAACATATAGTAATACGGAGTACTAAACTGGGTTTATATGTATGAAATTATTGATGCTTCCGATTGCAGGTACTAAACAGTTTACTCGTTGCTCAACTGTACTTATCTCGATACAGATACAATTGCAAATACTTAACATAGCTGTAATCAATGAGCCTCAGGTTCAAATCTCACCCTCCTTATTTATTATAGCGTCCTTGTGATATTTCGCAAAAAATGATACAAGGAACACAGAAACGAGTTACACATAACAAAAACAAGACAAGGCCATGAGATGATTAACTTGACTTTGTGGATTATACTAACCTGAACTTCACCATGCGTCAGCGTGAGGCTGGTTGAGCCTAGTAGTACTCCAGTATATCACAAGTTTACTGCATTTTATCAGACAGAAGCAAGCCCTGTGTACAAATGAGCCTATTACTCCAGTATATCACAAGTAACAAGTTTACTGCATTTTACCAGACAGAAGCAAGCCCTGTGTGCAAATGATTTCATTTGTGACTTGTTCCGGAATAATTTTCAAGAGGGACAATTTTACATATTTCTGCCATATCTTTCTATTATTAAGATTTAAGTATAAACCTTCCAGTCAAGCTTCAATTGTTTATGCTTTACAAATTCTAAGCCAAGCTCAGATTCACAGACTATCCCGAAATTGAGCTCAAATCGGCTTATTATCTACAACTAGTCTAGGAGCAAATCTGAAACCCTTTGCAGACAAACTACAAGTAAGGTAACAAGTACCTTCATCTTTTGGAGATGGAACAGCAAGTAGTCGTTAGAAGTATACACtgcgcaatttttttttttaaaaaaaaaaaaaaaaaaaaaaggatggaTGGGACTACTTGTAGGGCTGGGCACCcgtccaaaaccggaccggaaccggaatcgaCAAAAATCATGGACCGGAACGGACCGGTTGGACCGAGACTTGTCATTACATGTTCGGGCATTCCGGTCCAAAACGAAAAATACTGGTCCCGAACTGGACCGGAAACCGGAATGTTAGAAAATGGTGAACCGGAGACCGGACTGAAATTTTTAATACCGGTTCCAGTCCACTAGATTCCGGTCTGGACCGAATTATGCCCACCTCTAGATGGGAGATGTAAGggttaattttaattcacatacTATTCAGACTTGCTAACCAAATGCAGAAATTTTCACTCTGCAGTCTCCCTCCTGTTCCTTTACATCATAAGATGCAGAAAAGCGCTGCACATTCACAGTGTAGAACAACCTTTATCAACTCCCAAGTACATTCCTCCGCGACTACCAAGTCTACAATACTCCTTTGTACAATGGCATTATAATTATCACTCTCCCTCCCATTCCTATACATCATAAGAATATGAGATGCAGTAACACGCTGCACATTCACAGCGGAGAACAATCTATAGCAGCTCTTCAAGTACAATTACATTCCCCTGCTACTCCCATTTATACAATGGCATTACAAAATTCTAAATCTCGCATACAAACATAACCATGAAACCAAGCCAAAATCAACATGTCATCTTTCGTTCCATTTGATTGCATACGGTTTTCAGAAATAGTATATATACAATCAAATGGAACAGACGAAGTATACATAAACAACAAGGGTAAACCATTCACAAAGAAACCAAATTTATTCAGTCAACTTCTATATATTTCATAATTCATTCATTATACGAGTTCAAGCACACAAGAGTACAAGACCAACTACATGAGTTACCAAAAACAACCTCCTCAACTACATTACATCAAACATTACAGAAAATTTCCCAAAATTCGCAGTAAAAAAAGTCGAAAACACAATACCTCCCTTGCCCTTGCCTCGCTCTCAAACTTCAACAACCCTATGATCATCACTGACAGCAGCATCACTCAACCCAGAACAAACCTCAGCTAACACAGCAGGATCATTATAATTCCTCACAGCCTCAACAATAGCCCTAACCCGTTTACCCGGATTCCGCCCATTAAACACCTCTAACCCAACAAACACCCCATCACAACCCAATTGCATCATCAATGCAGCATCGGCCGGGGTCACAACCCCGCCCGATGCAAAATGGGCCACCGGAAGACGGCCCATTTGCTTAGTTTGTGCCACCAAATCATACGGTGCACCAATTGTTTTAGCAAAACTAAACAcctcatcatcatccatgttatTCAACATCCTCAAAGACCCCATTATCCTCCGTAAACTACCAACCGTTTTCGACACGTCCCCAGTCCCGTTTATTTCCCCTTGTACCCTCACCATTGCTGCACCTTCCCTTATCCTCCTCAACGCCTCACCCAAGTCACGTGCCCCGCACACGAATGGCAGCCTTAAATTGTGTTTATTAATGAAATGATCCTCGTCAGCAATCATAAGACTCTCACTCTCGTCCACGTAATCACACCCAATTGACTCGAGTATCTGCGCTTCTACGAAATGCCCAACGCGGCATTTTGCGATGACCGGGATCGAAACGACGCGTTTTATGTCCTTGATTAAAGTTGGGTCGGGCATTCTAGAACCAGCATTGTTAACCCCGGAGATTAAAACACAGCACGCGCCAGCACGCTCGGCGATCTTGGCTTGTTCTTGGTTTGAAACTTCGATGATCGCACCGCTACGTAGGACTTGGGTTAAACCGACTTTGATTGAGAATGGGGTTTGGGTTGTGGTTGGGTTTTTGTTGTTAGGGTCGGTTGTGATGATGGTGGTGTCGTATAAGACTACTACGCCGTCGTCCGCCATTGTTGCACAgaaggtgtttgatgaaatggGAATGCGAGATGGAATGCACGgaaggtgtttgatgaaatgtctgAGAGAGttggggattagggtttgatgagGGTTGGGGAGGTTAAGAAGGTTTGTTATGATGGATCGTGATTGATCTGGAAAGTTCTGGGATTGAAATGTTGGGTTTGGAAAAGTAAATGCTTTTAGAAATGGAGATTTTGTTGTCTCCAGTTGTTAACGGGAAGAGTGTAGAAACTTCATGTTTAGACAGATTGTTTACGGTAATTACGGTTCCGTCTTAGTCACTTCTTTACCTCTAttgattataaattgtgttttaatCGATAATAAATAAATGTTTGAGATGGAGGCACTAGTAGTTAATCACTTCTTAACTAAACCAAAAGTTAAAACTATACCGAATTTTAAAcggaatttattttcgcagtacacattgtACTCAACTCAGTACATTTTGCGCGGAACTTTCCATTTCATACCCTTGACTAAAACTAACTccaaacctaattctctcatatGCTAATTGTGCAACCTCTCCGATTAATCGAATTTCTTCAATTATAAACAATAAGTTGAAtgaaaaacataaattaaattgtTAATTACATACTTATTAATCCATTTAGGATGTTTTTTAGAATTTTTTTGTATAATTTAGGGTTAGTTTTTGTTTTAAGAACTATCCTCATAGAaaaattgattgttgttgatgttaAACTGGCGGCTTGGGCAGCGGTTGACAGAAGAAGGGCGGCGAAAGCGGAGTCGTCATAGGGACGACGATGGTTGTGGGTTCAATGGTGGAGGATAGACTGATAGAGAGGAGTAGCTTCGTTTCGGAGGTGGAGGACGACATTGCAGCAGGTAAGGGGAGGGAGAGGATATGGTGGTTTCACCGGTGAGGGAAGGGGGTTCGGCGGCGTCACTAGAAGGGAGTGGGTGGTGCGGCGGCATCGGGAGCAGGGGAGGGTGGTGGGTGGTTGTGGGGGCAGGGGTTGTAcggtttttttctcttttttttgtcaAGAGTAGTTTGGGAAATACGTACTGCGTTGAGTAAAatttgtactgcgaaaatcaacactCATTTTAAAGTATCGTCAAATTAATATGAACATAACTTTTTAAATATTAACACTTGTTATATCTATTTCCTCACCTATTACTATTTTTTCGTCTTGGTCATTTATTTACGTACTTCATTTTAGGATGTCTAAGTTAAatgtttacctttttattttgaaatgttttttaTAAACAATTTGATCCTCTATACTCCCCTTTTTCCTGGATTTGTGTTTAAACCAAAAGGTAAACAATGATGTAGATGAATGAAGTATCTCACAACTCACAAGTGTTGTGTTTTCTTTTCAAGCTCATAAGCTAAACTAGATATGACGATTTGCACGGGAAAATAAGGCAAAATAAAATTGGATTCAATTCACCCCTTTTTTCATAATCTTAACTAGGTGATTCCTAAAACTTTAGAAGACTGTCTCATGGAAAGACGATGAGTCATATAAAAGTTGGCCATTAAATAACAATCATTGTGTTTTATGAATCTCTAAATTTTATTTTGACTACTTAATACTTTATGATGATTACTCCTAATAATACCTAGTTTAACATGTCGGTCATTGTAATAAAATCTCGATTGATAAGATAAACTTAAAATTGTCATAATTAATACAGTACGTAATATACTTCCTCTAATTTTCTTTTATGTTTCCCTTTattttgggcacaaaaattaagaaaggagaagaaataatgaataaagtagaataaagttgttccgggtgtaattccagagcagatattagtcaccactcgtagctcgtagaatgatgtccttgcttgaatcctcctttcggtctcctgaaacgatgaacaaactgagggctcggctttggaccgagcgaactcactccgacgctcaagtcgttaacttagagagataagttgttgcttggctaaatgtatattgtagagagataaggaagatattaccagatgaatagtgattcttaggttaaattgtggatcctttcctgaATGAGGGTTGAGGAATATTTATAGACtctcaccttttgtcacgtagtggccaagtggctagcaggcggaaagaccgttctaccctcggccgatggacctaaggcaggccgaccgaggggtcttggatatgagtacgctatatgtgccccggctggctagttgtcccagccgagacccaggtgacaggccgatgggctgcatcggctaggctgtctaagtcgttgacttgctgtggatatctttgaccttgctcaatatgttgacttggtcagcggtgcataatatgccccatcaatttgcccccagcgtagtctatgccgtggtatgggctccgatgtatgttgagcgtatattctgcgtaagtaatttgcaaaatttttctgcatcggcttcttctactgCGTCGACCTCTTCTACCTCGGCCTGGTTCTGCTTAggtcgtaccatatcccccctccacatggatgtgtaaagggcatccgatgtggaaaagaaagtgacgctgaccgagaccagggttgagagtgccggttgttttttattgcccccggccggtgcgaCTTAGCATGGTTAATCATgcggccggcggagaacagatgcttcgGAGTTTGTTGAAGGAGACGAAaaggcaaggagatatgaatgggcgtgttgaagacgcttggtcactgttgcattgattgacgttcaactgttacaacgattgacattccgtggttgcatgtctgacacgtgtctgtccgctgattggctgacgcttcatgggctgtgccctgattggtccttcttcatgggctttcccctataaatagggcagttattccgtgaaattggccaccaatttcatttcctctaaaattttcttctttctaaactttcaagggcttctttatCTTCCAATCTTCAGAATCATCACTTCGGCCTCGCACTTGTtctccaaggtaaacaaacaaatttttctcaattttttaaCTTGTtaattgttgctaccatgtctgctgctgacgccgggactagcacttcttcgccggggggttccccgtcgcgtcttgatgaggagggggtactagacgccatcccgataaggtctgggggccctaggtctccttctcccgaagttaatccacaaattttggaggaatgggaggatgaggatgatgatgctgatgatgatggtgatgagagGACTCTTACGATGGGGAGAGGCCGTCTCcggatcacggcgaggcctgtTCGACTAGTACTGATCGTGCCTGGTTCGATAAATTCGCCCGTTGTTCCGGTGAAgctcttttcgagggtcatttctcattcggtgaggggtacaaaattgttatccccgaggagggtcaggcggtctgttgccctcccccgggccatatcggcgtatatatcaggcacctggagtatgggctccggtttcctttgaatgaatacgTCTTGGCCAtcgtcaaagctatgaacgtcgttgtggctcaactgcatccgttggccgttaggacgatagtcggctttgtgtggctctgtctcttcaggggggagatcccgacagttaacttattccgccgacttcatcatcttcggccgtCAATCTCCGGCAAAGtgggatggtacagcgtgcagacggagccaggctacgtctccgtgtccaaacttacttcttgcaaggactggaaacggcgatgggtgtatgtccaagtgccggaggactacccattgcctcggtctttccagagccgtgtttacttgcggtgtgagaaccggggAGAGTATGAGAAATGTATTTCCCGGtgtaaggttaagatggacgcttcgatggtccctcttactgcggatgagaagcgggcgtcaCGGTGTTTGATCTTTGAGAAGGATGGCTGCCCCGACtcgattattcttcaggatgattTGCTTTGCGCGTCGGCCTCATCCGGCCCTTaaccggggtgagtggggtcggtgtgaggcccatctttgcctgttatgctcttgttttagagctttgttttacttcttttatgtaactcttgtttgatttctttGTTGGTTTGGCGGGATGCATGCGAGAGGACCTTGAAGAgattagggcttgataaggacgggaaggtcgttcagcggcatcctacggctgacgcgcgtgatcgtagactggctcccaacgaactcatggaaaagcagctgaaggcactggatccggcggcggcccaagcacgggttctcggaggcgtgccaaaAAGAACAAAGAAGGCAGCGTCCAGGTTGGCGACGGCGTCTGTGccaactccctcttcgaccccatcggttcagaaggagcatgtggaggtcgtTGATATCTCTGGGGAGGTGGCGACCGTTGCTAggggccctcctcctccaaagaagagaaaagagccaccgtctgcttccaccgttgccgaGGAGAAGAATGACTCAGCCGGCCCTCCATTcaagagggtccagactggtacggatctaacttgcggTTCGGACttagctggttcgttggacattcCTGACGACAGACTTTCTGACGTGTCAATgcatgttgacatggatgctctgtgtaaatttttgtagatccgccgtcggcgaTCGCGTTCTTTGCGAAGCGGCAATTAGGAAGCGACACGAGAagacgggtgatagaaatgtcaccgttgactcctcagtTCAGAAGATTCCtcccaccgagcttgtggcagagggtgcgggaatatataagaggctggcgaagtggacccaactagccggctcccacatcatGGAGCAGGAAAAGGCCATGGCCCAAGCTGGGCCACTGATCGAaaagcttaagcttgatctttccgctgcaaagggggaagccgggaaggctaagctggatctcCTTGCTGCCAAGAAGCgtgtggaggaagctgagaagctgctagtggccgagagggccaaagttgaggctgcTGATGCCGCCACCGCCAAGTTGATGggggagcgggacaggtataagggcgctcatgacgccgtggttgccaaaaGGGAAGAGTGGAAGGATATGTTCCATGCCCAGTCGGAGGCGCACAGGGACAcaagggctatccttgctcaaaaggagaaggatattgaaatgcttcaaaATGAGCTtatccctaaaatgtgcgcccaattccgggaccaggccgaggaggcgaccagggaggcaataaaAAAGCTCTTccccgacggctccttcccgtgggataaatttgaccagcttctggatgagatggctgATGTTGCGGAAACggcggctgcggagaaggcggaggcggcgaaagCGGAGGCGGCGAAagcggctcagatagctgaggccaaggcggcctatgatgcaaaggtgaaggaggcccaagaggaggctgagaggctaaaggcacttgaaaatgtcgagccttctcctgagccggccaccgaagatctTCTTTGCTACCGATGGAGGGGGaagaacaggcatagggagacgggcggtcgtcaccagactcacccggcatctcggatagctttagctgttcgggggccaactattgagccttccctccctgccatcttttggcgcttcaaatgatatgcttgtaatcttttgcttttcttttctttgttttgttgtaaaactcttggtaggttgtgtttaggcttatccctacggggacggccgtcgtctgtattatCCTTGTAATCATTTTCAATCAAGTTTGTCttattggccctcggcttggccggggctttgatcacaatccttcacttgtcttcttgcgttattaattgagtgcctttgtttttaccgtcggcatggccgaggcagttagaatgcatatctcaactgtgtttaacgtctttttaaacatgtcggcatgttggtcgcttcctctttcactctcggtcttggccgaggcgtccgatttgcgcttcccaaccgccgttgtggacatgttagcgtatcgaccgttgtgtccccgtcgctcccggctttggccggggtaatcgaggttacggcgcgacagcgtttgtatctgtagacatattgatcgcttcttcTGCCAGGCCCTCgtttggccgaggcggctagaattgcgtctcaactgtactgagtatacgtttcttctagcgtatcggtcgttgtgtccccgtcgctctcggctttggccgaggtaatcggggttacggctcgatagcgtttcttctagcgtatcggtcgttgtgtccccgtcgctctcggctttggccgaggtaatcgggttacggctcgatagcgtttcttctagcgtatcggtcgttgtgtccccgtcgctctcggctttggccgaggtaatcggggttacggctcgatagcgtttcttctagcgtatcggtcgttgtgtccccgtcgctctcggctttggccgaggtaatcggggttacggctcgatagcgtttcttctagcgtatcggtcgttgtgtccccgtcgctctcggctttggccgaggtaatcgggttacggctcgatagcgtttcttctagcgtatcggtcgttgtgtccccgtcgctctcggctttggccgaggtaatcggggttacggctcgatagcgtttctttttcttggggtgactgcccggtgGCAACCGTGGCGCTCACCTCGATATGAccacggaggggataaacactttgatggaaaacttggatgattcttcattagatataaacacgcgttggggtgccgacaatagttttggacacctccaccgctatacaaagtatttccttaggttgtcagtgttccagtggctcatcaagggcacaccctccatgtctgttagccggtatgtacccggcctcatctcttcaaccactttgtagggaccctcccagttggccgtcaatttaccatgaatatttcctttgttggtggcggccgactttcttaggactagatctcctacttttaagtcccttttgtggactcttcggttgtaggctcttctcattcggttttggtatactgccaagttgaggcgcgccgtatctcggctttcttcgaccaggtctagggagatcctcagaccttcctcattttcaaccgggtcaaaggtggccgttctgaatgtcggcaccgttgcttcaattggcaggactgcttcggacccgtaTACTAAGTGGaaaggactgtaccccgttgcttctttctctgtggtccgaagggaccacaggacgccgggtagttcatcggcccatcttcctttGAGGTCTtcgattgtcttcttcaagccgttgagaattgttttattggctgcctccgcctgcccgttgctctgtgggtggcagacggaggagtatgcaaacttgatgccaagctcttctaaccagttcattatcaggtcactccaaaactctcggtcgtggtcaaataccatgacttggggcaatccaaaacgagttataacattttcccagattacctttctgacggccgctgtggtcttcgccggtactgctacagcttcaacccatttggtgaagtaatcaacggcgacgatcaagaacttccttcctccggaggccgttggaaactGATACGAAAATAATGCTGACAGTTGTCGTAATGAACAGTACCCGTGTCTGTTCAGTTTAATGCCCAGAAGAAGTAGTAGATCACACAGTTATTTGGCGCCCAAGGAAGTGGTGTCGAGACTTCTTTTCTAAAATAAGTCGTATCCTAGTAAATTAGTTTTATTATTTAGAAGTAATATTATTTCCAAATAATTAGTTTACTATCTcagcaataattagagtagttaatagcCTATTAATATTAATAGTTAAGAGGCTTTAAGTCTAATTAGTAGGGACTTTAATGTCTAATAAGTGTGACACTTATTTTAGACCTTTTAGATGCTTTTTCGGTTACAATAGGCGTGTGATTAGGCTATAAAAGGCCTGGTTGCTTCTTTTTATGTTAGTGAATGATTTTGAGAAAAAAAACCCAAGTTGTTAGTATTTTTGATGTGTGCAAATTGCTTCATCCGGATTGATGCGCTCGATCCAACCTTTGTTCTTGTTTGAAAAGTTTTCAAACATTAACTCGATCAactagcaataggtcttgcgagATTGATCACCATTgaacgatctataggtctagatcggtcaaatatcccttttgttttcttgttttgttacaatatcaaaaacacataaaaattaccCGTTTCAAATTCACAATCAGACAGTTCCAGAAACTGTTCAAATCATACAAATTCGTAAATCGGACAGGTCCAGGATCTGTTCAGTTTCGTTAATTCCGCTGCACTCTTGCGAGTTTTATTCCTTCGAATAGAATTCGTATCattagt
The Silene latifolia isolate original U9 population chromosome 11, ASM4854445v1, whole genome shotgun sequence genome window above contains:
- the LOC141610903 gene encoding mitochondrial arginine transporter BAC2 gives rise to the protein MEFWPEFLASSWGREFVAGGFGGVAGVVAGYPLDTLRIRQQSTTSGSAIGILRRLLAAEGPSALYRGMGAPLASVTFQNAMVFQTYAILSRAFDKSYDPREPPSYKGVALGGFGTGALQSFILSPVELLKIRLQLQQKSHVGSSSEKGPVKLAKSILKSEGVRGLYRGLTITALRDAPAHGLYFWTYEYMRETLHPGCRKNGQETIRTMLVAGGLAGVASWVCCYPLDVVKTRLQAQTRSSTKYNGIIDCFRKSVEKDGYRVLWRGLGTAVARAFVVNGAIFAAYELSLRCFFSNGEHEMVQSETALKVPGA
- the LOC141610904 gene encoding pyridoxal 5'-phosphate synthase-like subunit PDX1.2, whose protein sequence is MADDGVVVLYDTTIITTDPNNKNPTTTQTPFSIKVGLTQVLRSGAIIEVSNQEQAKIAERAGACCVLISGVNNAGSRMPDPTLIKDIKRVVSIPVIAKCRVGHFVEAQILESIGCDYVDESESLMIADEDHFINKHNLRLPFVCGARDLGEALRRIREGAAMVRVQGEINGTGDVSKTVGSLRRIMGSLRMLNNMDDDEVFSFAKTIGAPYDLVAQTKQMGRLPVAHFASGGVVTPADAALMMQLGCDGVFVGLEVFNGRNPGKRVRAIVEAVRNYNDPAVLAEVCSGLSDAAVSDDHRVVEV